A window of Pan paniscus chromosome 16, NHGRI_mPanPan1-v2.0_pri, whole genome shotgun sequence genomic DNA:
CGTCGACTCCAGAGTAATAGGGGCGCCCTCTAGTGAGGCCGGAGGGACCCTACCAGAGCTAGCATCTTTCTGAACCACCCCAGGGGGACGTTAGGTGGCAGTGATGAGGCAGGTCACCCACTCCCCGTCCTGGATGCCACTCAGCTAGCCCAGCTGAGTGGGGTGAGAAGGAATAGCGTTTTGGAGTTGATTCCCTAACTTCCCACCTGGCTTCTTGTGAGGTGGTGTTTGAGGGCCAAGGTAGGTGTCAGCAAGGCATAGAAAGATAAATCCCAAGATTCTTGGCAAGTCTTGCAATCTTATTTAGCAAATTTGGGAACTGAAGCTCAAAGAGAATGTGGCATAGTTGGTTAATGTTAGACCTAGGATGAGAAGTTTGGTTTCCCCTCCTTTCCAGTACTGTCTTTCATTGTACCAAAAGGCCACACAAGCTGGGGAAGTAAAGGAAGAACAAAAGGAACccaggaaaaaggaaaacaagaggtGCCGAGGGATGAGAGGAAACCATAGGAGAATCATATGTAACCCCCACCCTGCCGGTGTTATGGGGGTGAAGTTAGGTTTCAGTGAATAGCATCTTGAAGAGGCAAGGCAGCACGGAAAGGCTGGGTTGCTGTGCAGATAAGCTAGCCCCTGCTTGGCCTTATCATGGCAACAGGCTTTATGGACAGGCCCAGCATCTCTTCAGTCCCTtagggctttttgttttgttttgttttttaacatcaGTATGTAGAGCCTCCTTTTTCTACTCCGTCTGTAGATTGGTGCTGGGGGTCTGGTACCAGCCACCCTGAGGGCAGTTCTGCTGGTTTTATGGGGGCGCCAATGAGGTTTGGAGCCAGACTGGAAGTCCAGGTGGCCTCCATGGGAGGAATGTTATAAAGCACAGTCAGGATCTTTGGGGTGTGCCTCCTTACAGTATGCCTTGGTGGAGGAAGCCTCTGACAGGGGAATGTCCTGGGACCCGGGACTGTCAGCCATGGACCGGTAGCGGGGGCTCAGGAGTCCACCTTCCTCAGGACTCCACTCCAGCATGGGGTCTTCATCCACACTCTGGTTGAAGAAAGCCTTCAGCCTGTGAGGCTGCATCCTGTGGGCCACCGCCATAGCCAGGCCCAGCAGCACACACAGCAGTCCTGGAGACGAGGGCAACAATTGTCCCACCTTGGTGCTAGTAACACCTGCCAAGGATATCTTCCCCTGGGAGTGTCAGAACAACTCTAAGGGAAGCCTAGAGCCCCTGCTTCAGGGCAACTTGGGCTCAGAGAGGTGACTGGCTGAGGGGCATGTGGCTGGTGTGGCTCTGTTGTCCTGAGTTTCCAGACTCCAAGCCCAGTGCTCCTTCTGTTATATcccgggagagagagagagagagaaagggggagagggagaacTCTGAAAatggggagagaaaagaaaaaaaccctgggGAAGGGCAGGGCACAGAGGAGGCATGAGGAGGCACATGAGGGAGTAGACAGCAGGACAGGAGAGGAGAATAAGACTGCAGGACAATTTAGGGATGTGTAAGGCAGGACAGGGAAGGGTTTAAGAATGGGGACCCAGAGAAGGGTATTTGGAGGAAGCAAGAGGGGACAGGGGGTTGGAAGATTTTAGAAGCAGCTGGGTGAAGAGAGTTAGGggatgacagagacagagaagataCAAGGGAGTGGGCATCTctgaggagggaggggaagtgGCACTGGGGAGAGAAAATCAGGAGATAAGAGATACAAGAGGGTGGGACTTTAAAGAGGGCAAAGCCATCCTGGCCCCCAGGAACAGACCCTCAACTCTACCGACATGATGCCCCCAGGCCCTCCCTCCCTGGCCTTGAGCCTTCTAGTGCTTGTCTATAGGGCTGGGTCTTACCTGTGGTCAATGTGATCCAGAAGGCAGGCCCATGGTGAGTATGCAGCACAGAAGCGCCCAGGTGCAGGGGACAGGGTGAGGTGAGTGATGTGGCCATGGAGAAGAAGAGCAGAGCCAACAGCTGGAAGATGCCCGTGGCCAATAGCATGTAGCCACCATATACCAGCACAGGCATGGAGAGCATCACATTGGCCAGCAGCCAGCAGAGGAATGCCACCCTGGAGAGCCAGGACCCAGTGAGGACTGGCCCGGGTACTTCTACCTGCTGGTGAATTTGGACGGGCCCAGGCAGAGGTTCAGGGACCCAAGAGTGACCCAAAGATATGAGGTAGGGATTCCTTCCCATGGACTTCCCAAGCCAGCACCATGTGGACTGGTGCCAGGCCACCCCACCTGAGATACCCACATGAGTGGAGGAGAGATGGGTAGAAACCCTGTTCCTGAATCTAGGCTACCAGGGCCTCCACCCCGTCTCCTTCCCATCCTCACCATAGCATGGCTGAGGTGTAGTGTCCCGCCAGGCGGTACTGGCGGTATAGGCCACATGGGCTTCTTGGAGTGAACTTCTCAGCTAGGTACAACACAGGGTCTGGCAGCCCCTTCTCCAGAGCCTTTGCATACTCCTCAGCATAGTTCTCACCCAGGCGCCAGGTGAACTCCTCGTTGTAATTGATGGTCTCATTCAGCTGCTGCACGGGGGTCCCTAGGGCACAAGGCAGCTGTGCTCAGCAGGAACCCAAGGGCCAGAGTGGGGCCTAGGCAGGGACTCACCCACACTGAGCAGAGGGACAGGAAGTGGTCTCAACTGAGAGAAGGTAGCTTCCAAGGCCCTGAATTTCCCTTCCTACCATGCCTCTGACCTCCCACCTCACACATCCTCCCAGCCCCTGTGCCAGGCATCCTATAGCTCTTTGACCACACCACACATAGATCCCAAAGATAGCAGAGCCTTCCCCCCACCACAGGTAAGAGCCCTCCCTCACCTGTGAGTGTGATGTTGACTCCACCCAGCCCGACCTGCAGCCCAATATCAGCGCTGATCCACTCAGAACTGAAGGCCTTGTATGATGTGTTGGTGCTGACCTGGCCCACAGACCACTCAGAACTGAAATTCACAGCTGTGGTTGGGGAGTTGGACATATGGGAACTCAGAGATGTCTGGGCATTACTAGGTTAGAGTCAGAAGGAGAACTACAAGGGGTCCATGTCTGTTTTGGTCATAATTGGATACCCGTTAACTAGCCAGGGTCTGGCTCATGGTAAGTCTGCCAACCACATGTGTGGGATTTCCCTTGGCCACATTCTGTTtacctcttccctccctttctccctgctTTAGGGAGAGTCACTCAGGGAGCTGGGAAGGAAACATGAACCAAAACCATGCCAGGCAAGGCAAACGCAGATAGCTTCAACAAAAactttctttgagacggagtcttgctctgtctcccaggctggagtgtaatggcatgatcttggctcactgcaacctccgcctcccgggttcaagcaattctcctgcctccgcctcccgagtagctgggattacaggtgtctgccatcatgcccagctaatttttgtatttttagtagagacggggtttcccccatgttggtcaggctgatctcgaactcctgatctcaggtgatctacccgcctcagcctcccaaagtgctgggattccaggcatgagccaccgtgccgggcctcaCGGAGACTTTCATCTCTCCTATTTGCCTCATCACCAAACCAAAGCAAACAGCCGTTTCccatttcctcccttcctttctgggGCCCTCTCCCCACAGACATTCATTTTGACCTCCTTTCCCCCGAATAAAAGTGTTAGGAAGGTTGAGGAGATGCATCCAGCTTGTTTTCCAGGGTGACACCTCTCCAGGCAAGGGTAAGAGTGGGGAGATAAGGCCATGGTGAGAGAAGCATATGGGCAGGGTCTGGAAGCCACCCTGAAGCAAGGGCCCACCACTGTGGGGAAACAAGGAGAGGAGAGGCAGGCTGCTGAGGGAGTTGAAGGGATGGAGGCAGCGGCCCAAGTCAGCTGCACTTCGCACTCACCCAGGATTGCAGCCCCGATGAATAAGCTGGTCACCACCCGAAGCAGCCAGAACAGCCTCTGAGTCACAAGGTAGGTGGGTTAAGTAAAGAGTGCCTTCCTTCCACATCTACCCTTCCTGTTTCCAGACTTGGGGGAGGGGCGGGAATTCTAAAGCTGAGATCACTTGGTCAATTGAAATcagagtgtctggcacataataagtgcttatgtatttatgtatgcatttatttatttattagagacaggatctcactctcttgcccaggctggagggcagtgatgcgaTCTTATATCACTGCAgccactcaagtgatccttccacctcagcctcccaagtagctggaactacagatgcacaccacgatgcccagctaattttttttttaagagatgaggtctatACTATaaacccaggctggcctcgaactcctgggctcaagcaatcctcccacttcagcctcccaaagttctgggattgcaggcatgagccaccatgccccaccagcGCTCAATAGTGAACTGCTGAATCAATGAATGGGGAGCTTTCTGCCTGGGATCGTGGCTATCTTTTCTCCGCACTGGGGTCTCCTTCCTTAGTCTGGTTGTAGTCAGAGACTCTGAACCCCTCAGCCTGAGGCTGAGGTCTCTCTGGGCTGGGGTCTCCAGGACTGGGTTTCTCACCGTCTTTCCCCGAATGCCAGGCAGGATGACGATGAACGTGGCCAGTGCAGTCAGAAAGATCATGATGATGCTGGCCAAAGTGGTGTCCATCGGGAAGGTTGGCTTGGGGCCAGCATAGAAGGGGAATGTGTGTCCCAAAGTAGCCATCTTGGTGAGGTGGTGCAGGGGGGGCAATGCTGTACAacaacaatagacatttattgcaTGCCCTCAATGTACCTGGCACTGTTTTTAGTGCTGGAGATACAGCACAGAATGAGCCAGACTAGGTTCCTCTTCTCTGGAGCTCACATTTTGTGCATCATCAGACTCTGCTATTACCACCGTTCCACTGCCCCTCAGCCATCCATCTCCCCATCTTTTAGGTGCCAGAATGAGGGTCTTTGCCATCAGTCTCTGTTGCCCCATTCTCCTCTCTTAACCTCCAGGTTCCATAAGTCAGTGCTACCACCACCCTGGGGGCTTCTCTGTTTCTTCTGGgactgtctcaagaaataaaattctcttctctctccttcaggCCCCTAGCACTGATAGATCACAGAACATAAAAGGAGCTATATTTATTATCAGGTGAAGGCATAAGGTGAAAGATGGTACAGATTACAAAAAGATTGGCTTTCTTCCTCAGTCCCCAAAGGAACAAAGGCCAGGCAGCTCCCTGCTAAGTATATAATCCAGCCACATCATCAGAGGACTGAATTCCAGACCTAGCACTGCCCACACAGGTCTGTCCAGCTTTCTCAAGCACCCTGGCTCTTGTTCTGGTAACTGCAGAACAGTTGAGCTTCACTGAGTTCACCTAAATAAGCACTGAAGGGGCACCTGCCCTCTATCAGGCAGTGCTGGGGCCAGATGTCCTTCTATTCCACACATTACCAACAATGGCCCTTCTCTTTGATTCAAATTCCCAGGCCAAGTTTCAGCTCAAACGCTAGCTGTGGTCTTCTCTGCCCATCCCCTGATCTGAGAACTTGTTTGACTCTTATTTGTTCTTTTGCAGACAGGATATTGGGAAAATGGTACCTGAACTTAACGTGTTTAGTTAAATCTCAGACAGAATGGATTGCATGACACACTACTATTTTAGCacaaataaaggggaaaaaaagtcttGCCAATTAAACCATGGCCACCATTGCTGGTGAGATGTACCTAATTTCAGAGATGtcagaatgtgaaaaaaaaatgcatcttagAGTCAATGATCCCAGTTTTCCTCATTTCATGCAGTGTGATCTGTACTGGGGTTTCAGTTTGCCCAGAAGGCTCCATAATTTAGTCTGACCACACATTGTCTTATTAAGCGTTATAATGAAAGAATAAGCTTGGGAGTCAAGTAGCTCCAAAGGGTTTGAATTCTGCTTCTGCCTCTTGCAAGTTACTTGACCTCTACAGACATccagttttattaaaaatttgagaTAGTAATGTCTATCTTGTAAGCATCATTGTGAGCATGAAATGAGATTGTGTATATAAAGTGCTGAGAATAGTACTGGAAACAAATAAGCTATCAAGTTGGGAAAGAGGGGGCATTTTGTTACTCCATTTATCTCTTTCTtcaatctctttttttattttaagtaaataaaaaatggagtacatttaaattttttattaagttCTTATGTtccattattttgtttgtttgtttgtttgagacagagtcttgctctgtcacccaggctggagtgcagtggcaccatcttggttcactgcaacctctgcctcccagaatcaagcaattctcatgcctcagccacctgagtagctgggattacaaatgcgggtcatcacacccagctaatttttaagttttttttagcagagacggggtttcaccatgttggccaggctggtcttgagttcctgatctcaagcaatccaccatccttggcctcccaaagtgctgggattacaggcataaaccaccgtgcccggcctctccaATCTTTTTTGAAGAGAACCCTGAGCTGGAATCCATTCTGGGACTAGTTTCTGTTCTTTACTAATATTGTCATATTGGACAGGTAAGCGACAACCTCTTGAgtccttggtttcttcatctgtaaatggatTTCATAATCCCCAGGTCCCTTTTAGTTCTAATGCTGGGATCCTCCTAATATGCCCTAGCTCCcagccttcctctctccttctaaGCTGGCCACATTCTTGTGTTGTCTGTGAGAGTAGCATGGTGTCaggcaaagagacagaaagacagacagttTTAACTTCTAATCCTGTcttttgggcaagtcacttaatcccTGAGTGTCAGTTTTAACATgaacttttttgctttttcttaacTACTCAACTCTCCCATCCCTGAGGAATAGGCATCTCTCTTCTCTCCTATTCTGTGAATCcatcctcctgggctctagccatTCATGCCGGCCTTCTCCACCACCTTTATCATCAGTTGTCCCCCTTCCCATCATAGCGTCCCAGCTTCTTTTTCTCTGCTGGCTCCTTCTCTCAAGGGTATACTGAAATTTTTCCCACCTTAAGAACACATAGAAAAAGAACCTTCTCCCTTGATCTTCTTGGTCCCCTCCAGCTACCATCCCATTTTACTCTATTCCTGTCACAGCCAGGCTTTTGAAAAAACAGTGTATATTGGCATTTCCATTGCCTTATCTCTTCAACCTACCACAATCTGACTTTTCCTCATCCCTGCCTTCTCCATTAGGTCACTAAGTGTTAAATCTAAAGGGCAGTTTTCACTTTTCATGCTTCTTGACCTCTCTGTGGTATTTAACACTGCAGACCATGCCCCCTTTCCTCAAACTTTACCTCCTTGCACTTCCATCACACCATGTTCTCCAGGGGCTCCTGCTTTTGGCCATCTCTTTGTGGCCCCTCTACTAGTTCTTTTTCCTCCCTGTTAAATGTTGATGCTCCCCAGGAATCTGTGGTGGCTCTCTTCTTTTAGCAGTATTCCAGATTCCCTGGGCAATCTCATCCATTCCCATGGCTGATGGTTCTCAAATGTCTTCAGGTAGTCCTCCTACCTGAGCTCCAAACTCAAAAGGGCCAACCACCCTGTGGACATTTTTCACTTGGATGTTCCCTTGATGCCTGAAATTTTAACAGCCCCTCAAATGGAATTCATTGTCTCTGCCCTGCTTTTTATTCTATTGTCTTTGTATGTTTGGCAACATCACCACTGGTCAATCAAATAAGCCAGACACCTGGACCATCTTACCtcccaaatatttcttgaaactaTCCATGCATTTCCTTCTGTACTGCCTCTGCCCTAACCCAAGCTCATCCTCTCTTACCTggttccaaaataatttttttttctagtaagcCAATATAATCATTTCACTTCTCTGCTCTGGCTAAAATCTCATCTTCTTACTTTCCCACATAAAGTTCTTTATAACCCGGTTCCACCTATACTGTCTCCATCTTTTGCCCAGCCTAGTCTATAGCCATACTGAATGACTGGCCTCTCCCTGAATCTGACATGCTCTTTCAAGCCTTCAGTACCTTTGGATAtgctatttcctctgcctggaatacgcTCACTctcttggcaaatgccttttcaCCCTTCAAGTCTCAGTTTGTGTTCCCTCCTCTGTGAAGTTTCCGCTGATGCCACTGGGCCAATGTAGAGGTTCCCACTTTGAACATTCTGATTGCATTCTGAACATACCTTCATCATAACAATGATTACATTGTACTCTAATTGTCTGAACATCTGTCTCCCAATTAGACTGTaatctccttgagggcagagatttcatctttccatctttgcatccccTGCATGTAGAGTATACTAATCAGGCTCTGgatcaaatgaataaatatgaatgAGTTCCTCTCCCCACAGGTGGCTTCTGATTTTGCACACAAGGGGGAGCTATGCTCCCTTATTGCCCTGTGCTAATAATTCAATATTAACTGAGTATCACCAATACAGAGCTAAGGACTGGGCACAAAGGGATTTGACTAACCCTGTCAACTTTTAGTAATTTCTCAAAATTTTCAGAAAGCCTCTTCCAATAGTCTCCAAGACTAACAAAGACCCAAACATGAATTTTCATGTTTAATTGAATCAGAAACATACATCTCAATCTTAGCTGAAATGAGTAACTAAGAATTcgtgaattaaattattttataaaatatgtgatagtggtatttattttaaagcagaTGTTTACTGACGTAAGAATTCTTTATTTATGACATGTAGACTGaaggtattatatttttaaataaaagttcatAGGAGGAAGgtctataaaatgtaaaatatcttggCTAATAAGATAGAAGATAAAGCGAGGCTAACAGCAAGAACACATGTGATACGCTGGAGTTCAAAAAGgagtatttttaatatatgtgaaTAAGAGATAATATAATGTATTTTGGTCAGGGTTAAATATTATTCCTGCATTTATTTTAAAGGGAGgttataaaaaaatttacaagaatgtttcatctctattaacatgtgcTTAAAAGAAACACTAACAAAAGGCTTTTCGTATTTTAAGTATAGAACAATGTTAACTTATTTCCAGTTCTCCAAAATGTCATATTTATTAAAGATGACAGAAGCAAAAAAAAGTTGGTAAATGAAATTtgcctttcttaatttcttcttattcCATTTCATAACTTAGGTCTTCCTTTATTTGCATTGCCtaatttaaagttaatttttcatGACCCTGAccctaattttgttttcattattaagCTAACAGGGCTCATGCATGAAGAGGTGGGACAGAAATGAGAAGACCCCACACCCCGCAGTCCTGCTTTTCCTACAACGCTTGTGTTTCCCTGGGGAACATCTTTCTTCCTGGCTCGTCAAGTAACATCTGACAGTAAAATTAGTTTTAATGTGAGAAAATCTCATATCAATATTAACTTGACCCACTCCTCCCCTACCTCATCACCATGACTAGGATGTATGCACAGTGTACATTGATATAAATAAGCAGACACAAGATACAGTCAAATATGCACCTACAAATTTAGATAAACAGAGACACAGACGCAAGAACCACCCAGACTGTCATTCTCAGTAATATAGACTTCATCCCAGGCCCCTGTGACAAAATTGGGATGCTTTctcatggggtgggggggagtTTCCCACACTTTAGGGTCCTCCTTTCTCACCTGGCctagggaggaggaggcagcatCCTCCCTTTCCAGGCTCCCTTATGTACTGAAGACTTTCCTTATGCTCAATCTTATTATAGACACAATTACCCAATCCTTACCTACCACAGGTTGAAGTGGAGTTCCTATGTGTGTATGAGAGGTGGGTAAAACATAAAGTTACAATCTTTAAGAAAATTCAGCCTAGAACAACCTCCAGCCTTCTTCATTCAAAGTTATGTGCTAACGTCCTGTGGCCTCTCTTGTAGCCTGACAGGACTTTTTTCCTGAAGTCTTCCCCCTTGCCCACCTCCCCCATCTGCTGGAAACTATAGAGTAAGGGCCACTAATTCTCCACAAGTGGGGAGTGGGTGACATGTCTGGAGTTGCCAAGACCTCTGATTGGTAATGCACAGCTACTGCAATGTGATGCTTTTTTCTCTGATTGGGGTAGACCCCATTAAACGTTTACAGCTGTGGCCAGCTAAGGGGCCCCTGTCAGGAACTCCTGTCCTAGACTTTCCTCTTCAAGGAAGGGGtctgtgtgtacgtgtgtatctgtgtatgaatgtatatgtgtgttgttGCACAAAAGTAGGAGTTAAGTGGAGAAATTGAACAAGATCTGAAAAGTGGATTGGAGGCAGGATTCCCCAGTAAGGGCTGATGTGGATAAGGAATTCAAGGGTGCAGAATCATGCAAGCCAAAGTATCCAGACTCGAGTTAAACTGGGATGGCGATTTGAAGTCTATAAACCTTGTGGCATTTATGGCCTTAAGAGGTTTTCCTTGCCTCCCCAGTTTCTTACCAAACTCTCTCTTTGAAGAACTCCCACTTGATCCGAACTTGGTCTGGATGAAAGCAGGAAGTGTAGCCCTAGGTGCCAGGGCGGGAGCAAGCACTTCAAGACCCCCTCCAAAATCACCCGGACCGCACAGATCTAAGC
This region includes:
- the DUOXA1 gene encoding dual oxidase maturation factor 1 isoform X5, whose product is MATLGHTFPFYAGPKPTFPMDTTLASIIMIFLTALATFIVILPGIRGKTRLFWLLRVVTSLFIGAAILAVNFSSEWSVGQVSTNTSYKAFSSEWISADIGLQVGLGGVNITLTGTPVQQLNETINYNEEFTWRLGENYAEEYAKALEKGLPDPVLYLAEKFTPRSPCGLYRQYRLAGHYTSAMLWVAFLCWLLANVMLSMPVLVYGGYMLLATGIFQLLALLFFSMATSLTSPCPLHLGASVLHTHHGPAFWITLTTGLLCVLLGLAMAVAHRMQPHRLKAFFNQSVDEDPMLEWSPEEGGLLSPRYRSMADSPGSQDIPLSEASSTKAYCKEAHPKDPDCAL
- the DUOXA1 gene encoding dual oxidase maturation factor 1 isoform X6, whose product is MESGAWEAAEVLPADRSARALPPLHHLTKMATLGHTFPFYAGPKPTFPMDTTLASIIMIFLTALATFIVILPGIRGKTRLFWLLRVVTSLFIGAAILGTPVQQLNETINYNEEFTWRLGENYAEEYAKALEKGLPDPVLYLAEKFTPRSPCGLYRQYRLAGHYTSAMLWVAFLCWLLANVMLSMPVLVYGGYMLLATGIFQLLALLFFSMATSLTSPCPLHLGASVLHTHHGPAFWITLTTGLLCVLLGLAMAVAHRMQPHRLKAFFNQSVDEDPMLEWSPEEGGLLSPRYRSMADSPGSQDIPLSEASSTKAYCKEAHPKDPDCAL
- the DUOXA1 gene encoding dual oxidase maturation factor 1 isoform X3 — protein: MESGAWEAAEVLPADRSARERLDLVPSLITPPGALRVRFHGGRREAQAATHALFGRGEALPPLHHLTKMATLGHTFPFYAGPKPTFPMDTTLASIIMIFLTALATFIVILPGIRGKTRLFWLLRVVTSLFIGAAILGTPVQQLNETINYNEEFTWRLGENYAEEYAKALEKGLPDPVLYLAEKFTPRSPCGLYRQYRLAGHYTSAMLWVAFLCWLLANVMLSMPVLVYGGYMLLATGIFQLLALLFFSMATSLTSPCPLHLGASVLHTHHGPAFWITLTTGLLCVLLGLAMAVAHRMQPHRLKAFFNQSVDEDPMLEWSPEEGGLLSPRYRSMADSPGSQDIPLSEASSTKAYCKEAHPKDPDCAL
- the DUOXA1 gene encoding dual oxidase maturation factor 1 isoform X1; translation: MESGAWEAAEVLPADRSARERLDLVPSLITPPGALRVRFHGGRREAQAATHALFGRGEALPPLHHLTKMATLGHTFPFYAGPKPTFPMDTTLASIIMIFLTALATFIVILPGIRGKTRLFWLLRVVTSLFIGAAILAVNFSSEWSVGQVSTNTSYKAFSSEWISADIGLQVGLGGVNITLTGTPVQQLNETINYNEEFTWRLGENYAEEYAKALEKGLPDPVLYLAEKFTPRSPCGLYRQYRLAGHYTSAMLWVAFLCWLLANVMLSMPVLVYGGYMLLATGIFQLLALLFFSMATSLTSPCPLHLGASVLHTHHGPAFWITLTTGLLCVLLGLAMAVAHRMQPHRLKAFFNQSVDEDPMLEWSPEEGGLLSPRYRSMADSPGSQDIPLSEASSTKAYCKEAHPKDPDCAL
- the DUOXA1 gene encoding dual oxidase maturation factor 1 isoform X2 — translated: MESGAWEAAEVLPADRSARALPPLHHLTKMATLGHTFPFYAGPKPTFPMDTTLASIIMIFLTALATFIVILPGIRGKTRLFWLLRVVTSLFIGAAILAVNFSSEWSVGQVSTNTSYKAFSSEWISADIGLQVGLGGVNITLTGTPVQQLNETINYNEEFTWRLGENYAEEYAKALEKGLPDPVLYLAEKFTPRSPCGLYRQYRLAGHYTSAMLWVAFLCWLLANVMLSMPVLVYGGYMLLATGIFQLLALLFFSMATSLTSPCPLHLGASVLHTHHGPAFWITLTTGLLCVLLGLAMAVAHRMQPHRLKAFFNQSVDEDPMLEWSPEEGGLLSPRYRSMADSPGSQDIPLSEASSTKAYCKEAHPKDPDCAL
- the DUOXA1 gene encoding dual oxidase maturation factor 1 isoform X4, which produces MESGAWEAAEVLPADRSARERLDLVPSLITPPGALRVRFHGGRREAQAATHALFGRGEALPPLHHLTKMATLGHTFPFYAGPKPTFPMDTTLASIIMIFLTALATFIVILPGIRGKTRLFWLLRVVTSLFIGAAILAVNFSSEWSVGQVSTNTSYKAFSSEWISADIGLQVGLGGVNITLTGTPVQQLNETINYNEEFTWRLGENYAEEYAKALEKGLPDPVLYLAEKFTPRSPCGLYRQYRLAGHYTSAMLWVAFLCWLLANVMLSMPVLVYGGYMLLATGIFQLLALLFFSMATSLTSPCPLHLGASVLHTHHGPAFWITLTTEGALGLESGNSGQQSHTSHMPLSQSPL